In Drosophila busckii strain San Diego stock center, stock number 13000-0081.31 chromosome 3R, ASM1175060v1, whole genome shotgun sequence, the sequence GACGTTTGACCAGCTGTAGTTGGTTTTTGAAATTAGCTTGTTGGCCTGCTTAAGAGTCATAAATCATATGCGCTTCAGTGAGCCATAAAAAatctacaaattaaaatcgaaatcgaaaaataaatgcaagtttATTCAATTGATAAATGCAAGctaatgccaaagcaaagcgtGCTGTCAGTTGGTCTTGTgcacaaaaactttttgaCTTGGTaattaatagcagcagcaacaatttaaatttataaaaaacagaCCACATAGCGCGTGATTAACAGCTTCAGCTTGTTACGTGTACGGCTTTAGATACACGTACTAACAGTCGTCACACTAGCCTGTTGGTCAGTTGGCAACAAATCTAATCTGCATACAATGCTAAGATTTAatatatactatttataaTCTGCATAACTGCTTGGCAATATGGCTAGGGCCAATTAACAAACTGGGCGGCACTGTTAAGCGTTTTCAAACGCTTCAATGCACTCGTTTTTCATtcgaaattgtttttcaattactttataATGTCTGAATCGTAAAGAACTCTCAGCTACTATTATTAGCTATAAAACTTTTTGTGGCTAAGCTTGAATAATCCGCAACGtcatcaaaatttaattagcttttaaataagcattaaTAGAAACTAATCAACTGTagtcatttataatttatttttaatgctattattatataatattttgtgtaaCTAAAGccaattataatattttttaataattttgtatctTTATTCATCTAGAGCCATGGCACGCCTACTTCTTGCGCTTTGCCTGGCCTTAGGTGCAGTCAGTCAGCTGACCCAAGCCTCTGAGCTACAGGTGGCCAAGCAATGGAAGGTGCTGGACTGGAACTTTCCATCAGGAGCTCATGCCAATGATCCTAAGTTTTATAGTCCCAAGAACACGCTTATCACAGGCATTGCTGTAACGCAGGATCGCATCTTTGTTGCCACGCCCAAGCTATTCTCGGGTGTGCCCTCCACTGTAAGCTGGGTGCCAAAGGCACAGTTTGGTGACTCAGCCAAGCTGCAGGCCTATCCCGACTGGAGCTACTCCAATACCGCGCGCACCAACTACAACTGCAGCGATTTGATTTTAACATCAGTTTATCGCCTGCGCGTTGATTCATGCAATCGATTGTGGCTGCTGGATGCTGGCGTTTCCCGTTCATTGGAGGATTACGAAATAACCTGTCCGCCCAAAATACTGGTGGTAGACCTGAACACAGATCGCGTGGTGCGTCGAATTGATTTTCCACGTGAAGTGATACGCGGTGAGACGCTGTTCACCAACATGGTTATTGATGAGACGACAGCCAAGAGTTGTGATGATGTTTTCGTTTATATAACGGATACTGTGGAGCCAGGCATTATAGTGTTTGACAGCAGCAAGGATGTAACCTGGCGTCTATCGCATCCAGGTGAGTTCAAACTCaaagtaatattaaaaaagctGACATTGATTGATGGTTTTTATAGCTATGTATCCCGATCCGGACTTTGCACAGTCGGAAATACACAACGATCGTTTTGTGCTTATGGATGGCGTTGTTGGCTTGACCTTTGATGAGCGCAATGGCATCGTTTACTTCCAACCGCTGGCCACAGATCGGTAAGCCAAGCTTCAATGCATACTAAGCAACCTTTAATTATCTTATTTCTTTGCTTGGCAGCGTCTTCTCTGTGCACAAGAATGTGCTGCGTGCTGGTCCATTGGCTGATGGTCAAATGCTGGATGTTAAGCTGGTGGGCAAAAAGTCCTCCCAGGGCATAGGATTGGCCGTGTCGCCTTATGACAATAGTTTGATCTTCAGTCCGCTGAGTGAAACGGCGCTTGCTGCCTGGAATCCTGCCAACAATCAGCAATCGGTGCTGGCCCAGGATGGCGAGAAGCTGCAGTTTGTGGCAGATATAACGACCACACGTGCTGAGCCTGGTGTAATCTATGCCATATCCTCCAAGTTCCATCGTTTCTTCTTGAAGAATCTCAATACCAATGAGTTCAACAATCGCATAGTGCGCTTGGAGCTGCCTGCAGCAACTGGCGTCAGCACCTACAAGACTCCTTATACATCCTTGACCACGCTGCCTACAGCACCTGCGCACAATAGTTTGTTAtcctttggcagcagctatCACAGCACGCCCACACACTTTCCCCAGACGACAGGCAATGCGCTGCAGAGCTATTTTACTAGTCCAGCATTGAGCACTACGCTGACCACCAAGGCGCCTTTCAAGTTCCTTTCCAGCGATCTGGGTAGCTATGGCATACGCCAAACTTTTACGCCGCTGAACACCGGATTTCCACCCAGCAAGGCCGAGCGCGATATCTATCAGCCTTCCTATTTGGATAGCTTAGCAGCTAATCCTTTGATCGCGCccacagccgccgccgctcatGCCCCAGTTGTTGCGCCTGCCAGTTATCGCCAACGTCACCACACTCATGCTGGCTACTATTATCAACATTAAAGAAGTAGAAGAAATAATGTTTtctaaattttgaaattgcaatttttttttgctgtaaatagaatgtatatttttatttattttttaatttcttgtatatagaaattgcagctattttaatttgcttaaaatatataaacgtgTTTGTACAATActcataaattttcaatatctAATGCTATCTATGCTAAagtgttaattaattgatttaacaaACTGTAGCTGTATATTAATTCTGACAGCGCTGCACTTAAAGCTGACTTTAATGAGCCAGAAAATCATATTCAAACcagtttataatttgtttggctttttcttcatttttatGATACTTGTGGCAGCTTCATGTTTGTGGTTTCGCTGCcagcaacttgttgctgccaacagtttttacttttaattatttttgcagccaGGTTATTAGCATTAATAGACAGCAGTCTAATTGATTAAACGCTTGCACAACATATTAGTTGCAACTTGAATTACAATGTTGGCgtagtttgttatttttgatgcactttgcaatttttttaatgaatgagACAGTTGTGCGGAAATATGAAACGGATTTGTGCCTTCGTCTTAATCTCAAATAATTTGGAATGTAGCTTCTGCTTTTGTCGAAATTATTGACAAAGTGTATGCCGTAGTCTTGACAGTCTTTGAACTTAATTGCCATTAtattctttaaatttgttgttattttaaaatcatGCGTCTACGTAATGTCCCTTGGAACAGTTGTTAAAATAATCGAAACTAGTAATATACATAGTTGTGTAAAcacatatgtttatgtttataataaataaacaagcgctTGAACTTGTCAGCTTACGTGCGTATAGTACAGTTACaactagaaatatttatacaagaATTTACGCACTAACTGGTTAAAGCTCTAAGCAAATAACTTAAGAAGCACATGCAATTGCTCATAATTTGATAAactaaaacattttctttcaACAACTTTTTACATCTAAGGTTAATGCTTTATATGTTAACAAACAGTTCAGTTGATAAAAGTTTAAAGATTTCAACTGTAATAGCAAACAGAACAATTCTTTAGAGTTCACTTCGCTCATGCAGCTGTtacaacatttcaatttgaactTGAAAGATTTGGTATAAAAAATCAGCGTTCAACTGTAACAAATCATTCGTGTCAATCTACTGGTAACAGTAAACATGAGAAcctcaacaattttatttggatGTGTGCTGCTGGCCCTTTGTGTGGTGAAGCAATCCGTTGGTGAGCCTTGCACAGCTCCTGACACACCAACAGGTTGTACGGACTGCACAGATACTGCCAACGTGGCTCATGCCGActgcaccaccaccactacaacaactacaacggCTGCTCCAGGAGCAGTAACAACCTCTGCGGCAGGAGACACCACAACCGCGGCAGCAAGCGCATccacaacatcagcagcatcgGCGGCTTTGGCCCGCCTACGGAGAAGAATTCTGCTTCAGCGTCGCAGAGCCGCCAGGCAGCGCCGTATGCAGAGACGTCGTAGACAGCAGCAGAACAGAAGACGTAGACAGCAGCAGAACGGAAGACGCCGCCGTCGTATGGGTTAGGCCATTCAACTGCCACCATAGAAGAgtttgcagcattttataattttataaaagttttatgcAAAGTGCAAGtcttaatgcaaataaaatgattatCATGCCaaagttattttaaaattattgtcaaAGTCGAGCAATGGAAAGTTTGCATACTAAAATTAGACAAAAACTTGGACAAAATATGTAGACAGCTGCTTAAACTTTGCTTAGACAGTCAAAAACAG encodes:
- the LOC108604765 gene encoding major royal jelly protein 1, which encodes MARLLLALCLALGAVSQLTQASELQVAKQWKVLDWNFPSGAHANDPKFYSPKNTLITGIAVTQDRIFVATPKLFSGVPSTVSWVPKAQFGDSAKLQAYPDWSYSNTARTNYNCSDLILTSVYRLRVDSCNRLWLLDAGVSRSLEDYEITCPPKILVVDLNTDRVVRRIDFPREVIRGETLFTNMVIDETTAKSCDDVFVYITDTVEPGIIVFDSSKDVTWRLSHPAMYPDPDFAQSEIHNDRFVLMDGVVGLTFDERNGIVYFQPLATDRVFSVHKNVLRAGPLADGQMLDVKLVGKKSSQGIGLAVSPYDNSLIFSPLSETALAAWNPANNQQSVLAQDGEKLQFVADITTTRAEPGVIYAISSKFHRFFLKNLNTNEFNNRIVRLELPAATGVSTYKTPYTSLTTLPTAPAHNSLLSFGSSYHSTPTHFPQTTGNALQSYFTSPALSTTLTTKAPFKFLSSDLGSYGIRQTFTPLNTGFPPSKAERDIYQPSYLDSLAANPLIAPTAAAAHAPVVAPASYRQRHHTHAGYYYQH
- the LOC117134865 gene encoding protein new-glue 1-like, which translates into the protein MRTSTILFGCVLLALCVVKQSVGEPCTAPDTPTGCTDCTDTANVAHADCTTTTTTTTTAAPGAVTTSAAGDTTTAAASASTTSAASAALARLRRRILLQRRRAARQRRMQRRRRQQQNRRRRQQQNGRRRRRMG